From a single Solidesulfovibrio fructosivorans JJ] genomic region:
- a CDS encoding glycosyltransferase, with protein sequence MKRISYHVGRYVSHKRAGEDYIAALASVGIGCVADPETADVLILHDEPMALAEIIPRYGDKYRIAYSVWETDRLCDAYVQALRGVDRVWTCSPFSAAAFAKAGFAVDVVPHVVRVEPPTADDLDDIKARIAYDPDTFYFYTIVDSVNPRKNLEALLQTFVATFAKMEKVKLIVKQYRNAWDLAGLPHIVSLDAFLPRGGMAALHTLLDCYVSAHRAEAWGLSLSDAMYCGKPVIATGFSGNMFYMNRENSFPADYNLVPVSERMCGCIPLYTRDMLWAEIDRRHLAYLLRKVLRRKYAPGLPVRARQDMERFGPLPIGERMRELLEGV encoded by the coding sequence ATGAAACGCATCTCTTACCATGTCGGCCGCTACGTCAGCCACAAACGGGCCGGTGAGGATTATATCGCCGCGCTGGCGAGCGTGGGGATAGGCTGCGTCGCCGATCCCGAGACGGCCGACGTGCTGATCCTGCACGACGAACCCATGGCCCTGGCCGAGATCATCCCGCGTTACGGCGACAAATACCGCATCGCCTATTCGGTTTGGGAAACGGACAGGCTCTGCGATGCTTACGTGCAAGCGCTTCGCGGCGTGGACCGGGTCTGGACCTGTTCGCCTTTTTCGGCGGCCGCCTTTGCCAAGGCCGGTTTCGCCGTGGATGTCGTGCCGCATGTGGTGCGCGTCGAGCCGCCGACGGCGGACGACCTCGACGACATCAAGGCGAGGATCGCCTACGACCCGGACACGTTCTACTTTTATACCATCGTCGATTCGGTCAATCCCCGCAAAAACCTGGAAGCCTTGCTGCAAACGTTCGTCGCCACGTTCGCCAAAATGGAAAAGGTGAAGCTGATCGTCAAACAGTACAGGAATGCCTGGGATCTCGCCGGACTGCCCCATATCGTCAGCCTGGATGCCTTTCTTCCTCGTGGAGGGATGGCGGCGCTCCATACCTTGCTCGATTGCTATGTCAGCGCGCACCGCGCCGAGGCCTGGGGGCTGTCGCTTTCCGACGCCATGTATTGCGGTAAGCCGGTCATTGCCACCGGCTTTTCCGGCAACATGTTCTACATGAACCGGGAAAACAGCTTTCCGGCGGATTACAATCTGGTGCCGGTTTCCGAGCGGATGTGCGGGTGCATCCCGCTGTATACCCGGGACATGCTGTGGGCGGAGATCGACCGGCGCCATCTCGCCTATCTGCTGCGCAAGGTGCTGCGGCGCAAGTATGCCCCAGGCCTCCCGGTCCGGGCCCGACAGGACATGGAGCGATTCGGTCCCCTCCCCATCGGGGAGCGCATGCGCGAGTTGCTCGAGGGCGTCTGA